A DNA window from Maribellus comscasis contains the following coding sequences:
- a CDS encoding sulfatase family protein, producing MKIFFFTPVIVVLLAVCACSNTKKESSEYTEQDKRPNIILLMGDDHGWDEVGYNGHPFVKTPVLDEMAASGLRFDRFYSAHPSCSPTRGSFMTGRHPNRYGTFSPNWSIRPEEISIAQLLSDAGYACAHYGKWHLGPVKKDSPTSPGAMGFDEWLSHDNFFEIDPVLSRNGGTPERIEGESSAIIVEETIRFIKKTRQNKQPFFVVVWFGSPHEPYSGLPEDIALYENLPDSLNRLTVQLTSNKTGERVDRSLRDVLKERYAEITAMDRSIGTLREFLKENKLKDNTLVWYCGDNGTPPSAGRTGMTVRAQKGSLYEGGVLVPGVLEWPQGVKKHGVVESSAITSDFLPTLAELTGQSLPDRPLDGISLVSFFNEPEKLRGEPIFFWQFESGKVFDDEAEPYIDPELQEGTTPLVKMMNGKYTRTFRNLKYDVISEADYGGERTVVNDRFKLVVDGVSPGDAGFELYDLQNDRGETINLASEFPEIVEQMQKELRNWQESVLKSLTGADYK from the coding sequence ATGAAAATATTTTTCTTTACACCAGTCATTGTAGTTTTGTTGGCCGTTTGCGCCTGTTCAAATACCAAGAAAGAAAGTAGTGAGTACACAGAGCAGGACAAACGTCCCAACATCATTTTATTGATGGGGGATGATCACGGTTGGGATGAGGTTGGATACAACGGTCACCCTTTTGTGAAAACGCCGGTTTTAGACGAAATGGCAGCCAGTGGACTGCGTTTCGATCGGTTTTACTCTGCCCACCCCAGCTGCTCACCAACACGGGGAAGTTTTATGACTGGAAGACACCCCAATCGTTACGGAACTTTTTCTCCCAACTGGTCTATTCGTCCGGAAGAAATAAGTATTGCTCAGCTCTTAAGTGATGCCGGTTATGCTTGTGCTCATTACGGCAAATGGCATCTGGGACCAGTGAAAAAAGATTCGCCAACAAGTCCGGGGGCCATGGGATTTGATGAATGGCTGTCACACGATAATTTTTTTGAAATTGACCCGGTTTTATCCCGTAATGGAGGAACGCCGGAGAGAATTGAGGGTGAAAGTTCAGCAATAATTGTTGAAGAAACCATCCGTTTTATTAAAAAAACGCGTCAAAATAAACAGCCTTTTTTTGTAGTTGTGTGGTTTGGTTCTCCGCATGAACCATACAGTGGTTTGCCTGAAGATATTGCTCTTTATGAAAATCTACCTGACAGTTTAAATCGATTAACTGTTCAACTTACTTCCAATAAAACAGGTGAAAGGGTTGATCGTTCGCTTCGCGATGTGTTAAAAGAACGTTATGCTGAAATTACTGCAATGGACCGATCTATTGGAACATTAAGGGAATTTCTTAAGGAAAATAAATTGAAAGATAATACTTTGGTATGGTATTGTGGTGACAACGGAACTCCACCAAGTGCAGGCAGAACCGGAATGACAGTCCGTGCTCAGAAAGGTTCATTATACGAAGGAGGTGTTCTTGTTCCCGGTGTGTTGGAGTGGCCGCAGGGAGTAAAGAAACACGGAGTAGTTGAAAGTTCGGCCATAACCAGCGATTTTTTACCAACATTGGCGGAACTTACAGGGCAATCACTTCCCGACCGGCCTCTTGATGGCATAAGTCTTGTTTCGTTTTTTAATGAGCCGGAAAAGCTGCGTGGAGAACCCATTTTTTTCTGGCAATTTGAATCCGGAAAAGTGTTTGACGATGAAGCTGAACCATATATTGATCCCGAATTGCAGGAAGGAACAACGCCGCTGGTGAAAATGATGAACGGAAAATATACGCGAACTTTTAGAAATCTGAAATATGACGTTATTTCCGAGGCCGATTATGGTGGCGAACGTACAGTGGTTAACGATCGTTTTAAACTGGTTGTTGATGGTGTTTCACCCGGTGATGCAGGTTTTGAATTGTATGATCTCCAAAATGACCGGGGAGAAACAATTAATCTTGCTTCTGAATTTCCTGAAATTGTAGAGCAAATGCAAAAAGAGTTGAGAAACTGGCAGGAATCAGTATTAAAAAGTCTGACCGGGGCAGATTATAAATAA
- a CDS encoding cysteine hydrolase family protein: MKFLTLSILMILSGTILTAQQIDSTALIIIDIQDFYFPGGASELVEPEKAADQAAVLLDHFRKKNGLVVHVKHLFEPGGDINKRVKPVDGEKIFSKKEVNAFLNTGLNDYLKANHIKNVVLCGMQTHMCLEAGARAAHDYGYACTVIEDACATRDLTFEGVTVEAKDVHFSTLATLRNYAKIIKLEDYLK; encoded by the coding sequence ATGAAATTTCTTACCCTTTCCATATTAATGATTCTCTCAGGTACCATCTTAACAGCACAGCAAATTGATTCAACGGCTCTGATTATTATCGATATCCAGGATTTTTATTTCCCGGGAGGAGCATCAGAGTTAGTGGAACCCGAAAAGGCTGCCGATCAGGCTGCTGTCCTTCTTGACCATTTTCGAAAAAAAAACGGTTTGGTAGTTCATGTAAAACATCTTTTTGAGCCGGGTGGTGATATCAATAAACGTGTAAAACCGGTCGATGGAGAAAAAATTTTCTCAAAAAAAGAAGTTAATGCGTTTTTAAATACGGGACTAAACGACTATCTCAAGGCAAACCATATTAAAAATGTAGTTTTGTGTGGCATGCAAACCCATATGTGTTTGGAAGCAGGAGCCCGGGCGGCACACGATTATGGTTATGCCTGTACCGTAATAGAAGATGCCTGTGCTACACGGGATCTCACATTTGAAGGTGTTACCGTAGAAGCGAAAGATGTTCACTTCTCTACTTTAGCCACTTTAAGGAATTATGCGAAGATTATAAAATTGGAAGATTATTTGAAATAA
- a CDS encoding SGNH/GDSL hydrolase family protein translates to MNLSRRNFITRTAAGTAALASIPAIVANAVPVKNSTSKQKYSLFGKGNTVLFQGDSITDAGREKEKELPNSPGSFGHGYAFLAASALLNALPEEQLKIYNRGISGNKVYQLADRWEKDCLELKPDVLSILIGVNDYWHKRNGRYDGTVEIYENDYRALLKRTKENLPGVKLVICEPFYVLNTKAVDETWIEPMKEYQAAAKRIAKEFGAFWVPFQSVFDEAIKHAPETYWTGDGVHPAMPGAQLMAEAWLQVVK, encoded by the coding sequence ATGAACCTTTCAAGAAGAAATTTTATAACCAGAACCGCTGCCGGAACTGCAGCGTTGGCGAGTATTCCGGCAATTGTAGCAAATGCAGTGCCTGTAAAAAATAGTACCTCAAAACAAAAATATTCATTGTTTGGAAAAGGAAATACCGTTCTGTTTCAGGGCGATTCAATTACCGACGCCGGGCGTGAAAAAGAAAAGGAATTGCCTAACAGTCCCGGCTCGTTTGGACACGGATATGCTTTTTTGGCCGCTTCGGCTTTGCTAAATGCTTTGCCCGAAGAGCAACTTAAAATATATAACCGCGGGATAAGTGGAAACAAGGTCTATCAATTGGCCGACCGCTGGGAAAAAGATTGTCTTGAACTTAAACCCGATGTCCTGAGTATTCTGATTGGCGTTAACGATTACTGGCACAAAAGAAATGGACGATACGACGGTACGGTTGAGATTTATGAAAACGACTATCGCGCTCTGCTAAAACGGACCAAAGAGAATTTGCCTGGAGTTAAGCTCGTGATTTGTGAGCCATTTTATGTTTTGAATACAAAGGCAGTTGATGAAACCTGGATAGAACCTATGAAAGAGTATCAGGCCGCAGCGAAAAGAATAGCAAAAGAGTTTGGTGCATTTTGGGTGCCTTTTCAAAGTGTTTTTGACGAGGCAATTAAACATGCTCCTGAAACCTACTGGACAGGCGACGGCGTTCATCCTGCAATGCCTGGTGCACAACTTATGGCAGAAGCCTGGCTTCAGGTTGTGAAATAG